The following proteins are encoded in a genomic region of Thermococcus pacificus:
- a CDS encoding L-aspartate oxidase, whose protein sequence is MTSVGIIGDGAAGLTAAVALARRGFDVTVIGRGFKNTNSYLAQAGIALPILDGDSLRAHFIDTVRAGKYLNDEEVVWNVLGKATEVYDFLSSIGLEFETNETEGGHSFHRVFTIRNETGKHMAKLLFMAAREAGVNFVEGFAEELAVREGRTYGVFLDGEILKFDATVIATGGFAGLFKYTAGSPLAIGLLIGDGVMKGAPARDLEFVQFHPTGYLGKDGVKLISEAVRGAGAKLVTEDGERFVNELSTRDIVARAIYMQMQNGKRVYLDTRSIEDFKKRFPQIYAFLRKDGIDPSKDLIPVAPIAHYTIGGIAVDLWYRTNVKGLYAIGEAASNGFHGANRLASNSLLECIVSGLEVARMIVREKPRLGEVPEVPYTFDSLGDINSLRELLWEHVGIVRTAEGLKAGLEKLEGIEADERLKLLARGVLECALAREESRGAHYREDFLVMRKEFERPSFFDGGCRL, encoded by the coding sequence ATGACATCCGTTGGGATTATCGGAGATGGCGCGGCGGGTTTGACCGCCGCTGTGGCACTCGCGAGGCGCGGGTTCGATGTCACGGTCATCGGGAGGGGCTTCAAGAACACCAACTCCTACCTCGCCCAGGCTGGAATAGCGCTGCCGATCCTCGACGGTGATTCACTCAGGGCGCATTTCATAGATACAGTCAGGGCCGGCAAGTACCTCAACGACGAAGAGGTTGTCTGGAACGTCTTGGGTAAGGCAACTGAGGTCTACGACTTCCTCTCGTCAATAGGCCTTGAGTTCGAGACCAATGAGACCGAGGGAGGTCACTCCTTCCACAGGGTTTTCACGATAAGGAACGAGACCGGAAAGCACATGGCAAAGCTGCTTTTCATGGCCGCCAGGGAAGCCGGGGTCAACTTCGTCGAGGGCTTTGCAGAAGAGCTGGCAGTTAGAGAGGGAAGGACGTACGGTGTTTTTCTCGACGGGGAGATTCTGAAGTTCGACGCCACTGTCATAGCCACCGGCGGCTTCGCCGGACTCTTCAAATACACTGCCGGCTCGCCACTGGCTATAGGCCTTCTCATAGGCGATGGGGTGATGAAAGGGGCCCCCGCCAGAGACCTGGAATTCGTTCAGTTTCATCCGACGGGCTATCTCGGGAAGGACGGGGTTAAGCTCATCAGCGAGGCCGTCCGCGGTGCCGGGGCAAAGCTCGTGACTGAAGACGGGGAGCGGTTCGTCAACGAGCTCTCCACGAGGGACATCGTGGCGAGGGCGATATACATGCAGATGCAGAACGGAAAGCGGGTCTACCTCGATACCCGCTCGATAGAGGACTTCAAGAAGCGCTTCCCCCAGATATACGCCTTCCTCAGAAAGGACGGCATAGACCCTTCGAAGGACCTCATCCCCGTAGCTCCCATAGCACACTACACGATAGGAGGCATAGCGGTCGACCTCTGGTATCGCACGAACGTTAAGGGACTCTACGCGATTGGGGAGGCAGCAAGCAATGGCTTCCACGGGGCGAACAGGCTGGCCAGCAACTCGCTCCTCGAGTGCATAGTTTCAGGCTTAGAGGTGGCCAGGATGATAGTGAGGGAAAAACCCAGGCTCGGGGAGGTTCCGGAGGTTCCTTACACCTTCGACTCCCTCGGGGATATAAACTCCCTTAGGGAACTCCTATGGGAGCACGTTGGAATCGTAAGAACTGCCGAGGGGTTGAAAGCAGGCCTTGAGAAGCTGGAGGGGATAGAGGCCGACGAAAGATTGAAGCTCCTCGCCAGAGGCGTCCTTGAGTGCGCCTTAGCCAGGGAGGAGAGCAGGGGTGCGCACTACCGCGAGGACTTCCTGGTTATGCGGAAGGAATTCGAGAGGCCAAGCTTCTTCGATGGTGGCTGCCGCCTCTGA